A genomic window from Polaribacter gangjinensis includes:
- a CDS encoding RluA family pseudouridine synthase: protein MQSTKDNLQVLFEDNHIIIVNKRAGDITQGDKTGDIPLSDVVKEYLKDKYQKKGNVFLGVVHRLDRPTSGVIIFAKTSKSLERLNKMLRDKKIQKTYWAVVKNHPEKEKDTLINFLKKNPTNNKSAVYNHEIKDSKKAVLHYQLLKKLDNYSLLEIDLETGRHHQIRSQLSAIGFPIKGDLKYGFPRSNKDASIHLHARKIEFQHPVSKELISIIAPTPNDVIWNECN from the coding sequence TTACAGGTTCTTTTTGAAGACAATCATATCATCATTGTCAATAAACGTGCAGGAGATATCACACAAGGTGATAAAACTGGCGATATTCCTTTGAGTGATGTTGTGAAAGAATATCTGAAAGATAAATATCAAAAAAAAGGAAATGTATTTTTGGGAGTTGTACATCGTTTAGACAGACCAACATCTGGAGTGATTATTTTCGCTAAAACTTCCAAATCTTTGGAACGATTGAACAAAATGTTACGAGATAAAAAAATACAAAAAACCTATTGGGCTGTTGTAAAAAATCATCCAGAAAAAGAGAAAGACACACTTATCAATTTCTTGAAAAAGAATCCAACAAACAATAAATCTGCTGTTTACAATCACGAAATAAAAGATTCCAAAAAAGCAGTATTACATTATCAATTGTTAAAAAAATTAGACAATTATTCCTTGTTAGAAATTGATTTGGAAACTGGCAGACATCACCAAATTCGTTCGCAATTATCGGCTATTGGATTTCCGATAAAAGGTGATTTAAAATATGGTTTTCCAAGATCCAATAAAGATGCAAGTATTCATTTGCATGCCCGTAAAATTGAGTTTCAACATCCTGTATCTAAAGAACTTATAAGTATTATAGCTCCAACTCCAAATGATGTTATTTGGAACGAATGCAACTAA